One stretch of Miscanthus floridulus cultivar M001 chromosome 18, ASM1932011v1, whole genome shotgun sequence DNA includes these proteins:
- the LOC136521886 gene encoding probable methyltransferase At1g29790, with protein sequence MGSVSLNVASSRRGGRRLACLCSPALLNLLVLLSLLSTNLLALLAFLSPRAHPVPAATANLSTSSSSAAAISAQVAAIAREIDATRLVPHRAAGDGGGTTLPPELLLFLSPHALPLGRDARTGLTHMPASVAHACFRSPSTLALLAAFATYAPYAACPRNATLPHRLISKACEPLPRRRCLSRGPRTALPSSNMGVDSRRWVKPRHDHEFLIDDVLRLAAGAGKIRIGFDVAGGAANFAARMRERRVTVFTTVLDNAGKPMNEFVAARGLFPLLLSPAHRFPFYDGVFDLVHVGTTALAEGGSPALGQAGTEEALEFFMFDVDRVLRAGGLLWIDSYMCHSDERRQVLVSLISRFGYKKLKWVMGEKAGTGSAKAAMYFSAVLQKPARG encoded by the coding sequence atGGGGTCGGTGTCCCTGAACGTGGCGTCGTCCCGGCGCGGCGGGCGGCGCCTGGCGTGCCTCTGCTCGCCCGCGCTGCTCAACCTCCTCGTGCTGCTCTCGCTCCTCTCCACCAACCTCCTCGCGCTCCTGGCCTTCCTCTCCCCCCGCGCGCACCCCgtccccgccgccaccgccaacctctccacctcctcctcctccgccgccgccatctccgcGCAGGTGGCCGCCATCGCGCGGGAGATCGACGCGACCCGCCTCGTCCCGCACCGGGcggcgggcgacggcggcggcaccACCCTGCCCCCGGAGCTGCTCCTCTTCCTGTCCCCGCACGCGCTCCCGCTGGGCCGCGACGCGCGCACGGGGCTCACCCACATGCCGGCCTCCGTCGCGCACGCCTGCTTCCGCTCCCCGTCCACGCTCGCGCTCCTCGCCGCGTTCGCCACCTACGCGCCCTACGCCGCCTGCCCGCGCAACGCCACGCTGCCGCACCGCCTCATCTCCAAGGCCTGCGAGCCGCtgccccgccgccgctgcctctccCGTGGCCCGCGCACCGCGCTCCCGTCCTCCAACATGGGCGTCGACAGCCGCCGCTGGGTGAAGCCGCGCCACGACCACGAGTTCCTCATCGACGACGTCCTGCgcctcgccgccggcgccggcaagATCCGGATCGGCTTCGACGTCGCCGGCGGCGCCGCCAACTTTGCCGCCCGGATGAGGGAGCGCAGGGTCACCGTCTTCACCACGGTGCTCGACAACGCCGGGAAGCCCATGAACGAGTTTGTGGCGGCCAGGGGACTGTTCCCGCTGCTGCTCTCGCCCGCGCACCGGTTCCCCTTCTACGACGGGGTGTTCGACCTCGTGCACGTCGGGACCACCGCATTGGCCGAAGGCGGGTCGCCCGCGTTGGGACAGGCCGGGACGGAGGAGGCGCTGGAATTCTTCATGTTTGATGTCGACCGGGTGCTGCGCGCCGGTGGGCTCCTCTGGATTGACAGCTACATGTGCCACAGCGATGAACGGAGGCAGGTTCTTGTCAGTCTCATTAGCAGGTTTGGTTACAAGAAGCTCAAATGGGTAATGGGAGAGAAGGCCGGGACAGGGAGTGCAAAGGCAGCAATGTACTTCTCTGCGGTGTTGCAGAAGCCGGCACGGGGTTGA
- the LOC136520165 gene encoding agamous-like MADS-box protein AGL61 yields MVKPAGKKATSKGKQRIQIEYIEEKEKRQVTFSKRKGGLLKKASELHLLCGAHVAIVVFSQKQDANPNPAAVAAAARPGGRGSSSTRRGGGNVFAMGTPSVDHVMSRLAAGDPYHRAAVEEDAVAGREGAEATARRRDETKELVDAEEERMKAVADKVLRATAVGRFWWEADVKALGEAELPEFGGALKRLRDNVLRRHADKLVLQ; encoded by the coding sequence ATGGTGAAACCGGCTGGGAAGAAGGCGACGTCGAAGGGCAAGCAGCGCATCCAGATCGAATACATCGAGGAGAAGGAGAAACGGCAGGTGACCTTCTCGAAGCGCAAGGGCGGGCTGCTGAAGAAGGCGTCGGAGCTGCACCTGCTCTGCGGCGCGCACGTCGCCATCGTCGTCTTCTCCCAGAAACAGGACGCGAACCCGAACCCTGCTGCTGTCGCCGCCGCGGCGCGTCCGGGCGGCAgaggctcctcctccaccaggcGCGGCGGCGGCAACGTGTTCGCGATGGGCACCCCCTCCGTGGACCACGTGATGAGCCGCCTCGCCGCCGGCGACCCCTACCACCGCGCCGCGGTCGAGGAGGACGCCGTCGCCGGGCGCGAGGGGGCGGAGGCGACCGCGCGGCGGAGGGACGAGACCAAGGAGCTCGTGGACGCGGAGGAAGAGCGGATGAAGGCCGTCGCGGACAAGGTGCTGCGAGCCACGGCCGTGGGCCGGTTCTGGTGGGAGGCGGACGTGAAGGCGctcggcgaggcggagctgcccGAGTTCGGCGgcgccctgaagcggctcagggaCAACGTGCTGCGACGCCACGCCGACAAATTGGTGCTTCAGTAG
- the LOC136520164 gene encoding acid phosphatase 1-like translates to MARGGLAHLLATLLLFVLLATSLAVGASEAEADLTPAAPAQGVSEAAAAEPDADAQQHLLPRPLVIELPSARAAEEPDPDADVDDVPTDVRCASWRLAAEANNLAPWKAVPPECAQHVRDYVTSAAYRSDLELVARESAAYARAALPLGDDGRDAWVFDVDETLLSNLPYYAEHGYGAELFDHHKFDEWVERGEAAAIPSSLKLYNEVRELGFKTFLLTGRSEGHRGVTVENLNKQGFHDWEKLILRTAGDRKKTATVYKSEKRKETEEEGYRILGNSGDQWSDLLGSSMSARSFKLPNPMYYIP, encoded by the exons ATGGCGCGCGGCGGCCTCGCCCACCTGCTCGCCACGCTCCTCCTCTTCGTCCTGCTCGCCACGTCTCTCGCCGTCGGAGCTTCCGAGGCAGAAGCGGACCTCACGCCGGCGGCGCCAGCGCAGGGCGTgtccgaggcggcggcggcggagccggACGCGGACGCGCAGCAGCACCTCCTGCCGCGGCCGCTCGTCATCGAGCTCCCGTCAGCGCGGGCCGCGGAGGAGCCCGACCCCGATGCCGACGTCGACGACGTGCCGACGGACGTGCGCTGCGCCAGCTGGCGGCTGGCGGCGGAGGCCAACAACCTCGCGCCGTGGAAGGCGGTGCCGCCGGAGTGCGCGCAGCACGTGCGGGACTACGTCACCAGCGCCGCCTACCGCTCCGACCTCGAGCTCGTGGCGCGGGAGTCCGCCGCCTACGCGCGCGCGGCCTTGCCGCTCGGCGACGACGGACGCGACGCCTGGGTGTTCGACGTGGACGAGACGCTGCTCTCCAACCTCCCGTACTACGCCGAGCACGGCTACGG GGCCGAGTTGTTCGACCACCACAAATTTGACGAGTGGGTGGAGAGGGGCGAGGCGGCTGCCATCCCCTCCAGCTTGAAGCTGTACAATGAGGTTCGCGAGCTGGGGTTCAAGACCTTCCTGCTCACGGGCAGAAGCGAGGGCCACCGAGGCGTCACGGTGGAGAACCTCAACAAGCAGGGGTTCCATGACTGGGAAAAGCTTATACTCAG GACAGCAGGTGACCGCAAGAAAACCGCGACAGTCTACAAATCAGAAAAGAGGAAAGAAacggaagaagagggttacaggATCCTAGGCAACTCCGGCGACCAATGGAGCGACCTGCTGGGATCTTCCATGAGTGCTCGTTCTTTCAAGCTCCCTAATCCAATGTACTATATCCCATGA
- the LOC136521952 gene encoding uncharacterized protein, translating to MPYPGPIQYPPTASPASQTLSPPPVGRDATQRGTAAAMEPAAMDRIATRLSAVEGLYFPSSFLGTSPTGTGTGAAPPPPSPPSPPRRRAELRSLLGRDAPLFLERYGAALSADELAAFDALSPDYEVDWHLRRLRAAAAGAPPPASRVRNRRRAFLDRLVSEGEYFSEDAMREREPYLHHEYLGRFQDPLGRAMARPGERWSETLMRRAEEAVIVEKIRGEQIRRGVDPSEWVGGGAEETMEEQEEEEEEEEEEEDEEDGMKEKGKEVEKPIATEVVANEAAPMESNDGGGPAATTSNQTLSFEEMQDQLEQFTYVMQQKFLSGEDTEHMDYSQIDNDEMLDDHWSREANYDAEEKYFEED from the exons ATGCCATACCCAGGCCCAATCCAGTACCCGCCCACAGCCTCACCGGCGAGCCAAACCCTGAGCCCGCCGCCCGTAGGACGCGACGCCACGCAGCGCGGTACGGCAGCAGCCATGGAGCCCGCGGCGATGGACCGCATCGCCACCCGCCTCTCCGCCGTCGAGGGCCTCTACTTCCCGTCCTCCTTCCTCGGCACGTCCCCCACCGGCACAGGCACCGGGGCCGCACCCCCtcccccttcccctccctcccCGCCGCGGCGCAGGGCGGAGCTCCGCTCCCTCCTCGGCCGCGACGCGCCGCTCTTCCTGGAGCGGTACGGCGCGGCGCTGTCCGCCGACGAGCTCGCCGCCTTCGACGCGCTCAGCCCGGACTACGAGGTCGACTGGCACCTCCGCCGcctgcgcgccgccgccgcgggggcTCCCCCGCCCGCGTCGCGGGTACGGAACCGGCGCCGCGCGTTCCTCGACCGCCTCGTCAGCGAGGGGGAGTACTTCTCCGAGGACGCCATGCGGGAGCGGGAGCCCTACCTGCACCACGAGTACCTCGGGAGGTTCCAGGACCCGCTCGGCAGGGCCATGGCGCGGCCCGGGGAGAGGTGGTCCGAGACGCTCATGCGCCGCGCGGAGGAGGCGGTCATCGTGGAGAAGATCCGCGGGGAGCAGATTAGGAGAGGGGTCGATCCCAGCGAGTGGGTGGGTGGTGGCGCTGAGGAGACCATggaggagcaggaagaagaggaggaagaggaagaggaagaagaggacgaggaagacGGGATGAAGGAAAAGGGGAAAGAGGTCGAGAAGCCCATTGCGACTGAG GTGGTTGCAAATGAGGCTGCACCAATGGAGTCCAACGATGGGGGAGGCCCTGCTGCAACGACTTCCAACCAGACGTTATCTTTTGAAGAAATGCAGGATCAGCTGGAGCAGTTCACATATGTGATGCAACAAAAGTTCCTGTCCGGTGAAGACACTGAGCATATGGACTATTCTCAGATCGATAATGATGAGATGCTTGATGATCATTGGTCCAGAGAAGCCAACTATGATGCAGAGGAAAAGTATTTCGAAGAAGATTAG